One window from the genome of Candidatus Didemnitutus sp. encodes:
- a CDS encoding aspartate aminotransferase family protein, producing the protein MNQPSIVRTNAAELYDAYVMKNYAKSPLTLVRGEGVWAWDDTGKKYLDFASGIAVNALGHCHPVWVEAIRRQAGELIHCSNLYRNPNYGELARRIVQQAGPGRVYLCNSGTEANEAMIKLSRLHGIRKSGEEGKCYKILVAKNAFHGRTYGGMSATPQEKIQKGFRPLLPGFAAGEINNVQSFADLIDDQTAAIMIETVQGEGGVTMCTDEFLWGLRQLCDKHNLLLMLDEVQCGFGRTGAFYAFQHSGVRADVIGMAKGIANGYPMGAIWAAEKHAELFTPGSHGTTFGGSPLACAASLAVFEVLERDNLIAKVAANGAAWKAQLEQLAVEFPQQVLGVSGRGYMLGLRLTGDPAPYLPLLRDGGLLCPIAGLNTIRLLPPLIATPEHLSLATDIIRGALAKKAS; encoded by the coding sequence ATGAACCAGCCCTCCATTGTCCGCACCAACGCCGCTGAGCTCTACGACGCGTATGTGATGAAAAACTACGCGAAGTCCCCGCTCACGCTCGTGCGAGGAGAGGGCGTCTGGGCGTGGGACGACACCGGCAAGAAGTATCTCGATTTCGCCTCCGGCATCGCCGTCAATGCGCTCGGCCACTGTCACCCGGTTTGGGTCGAAGCCATCCGCCGCCAGGCCGGCGAGCTGATCCACTGTTCGAATCTCTACCGCAATCCGAATTACGGCGAACTCGCGCGGCGCATCGTGCAGCAAGCCGGCCCGGGCCGCGTCTACCTCTGCAACTCCGGCACCGAGGCCAACGAGGCGATGATCAAGCTCTCGCGCCTCCACGGCATCCGGAAGTCCGGCGAAGAGGGCAAGTGCTACAAGATCCTCGTCGCGAAAAACGCCTTCCACGGCCGCACCTACGGCGGCATGAGCGCGACACCGCAGGAGAAAATTCAGAAAGGCTTCCGCCCGTTGCTCCCCGGCTTCGCTGCCGGCGAGATCAACAACGTTCAGAGCTTCGCCGATCTGATCGACGATCAGACTGCCGCGATCATGATCGAGACGGTGCAGGGCGAGGGCGGCGTCACGATGTGCACGGACGAATTCCTCTGGGGCCTGCGCCAGCTCTGCGACAAGCACAACCTGCTCCTCATGCTTGATGAGGTGCAATGTGGCTTTGGCCGAACCGGCGCGTTCTACGCGTTCCAGCACTCCGGCGTCCGCGCCGACGTCATCGGCATGGCCAAGGGCATCGCCAACGGCTACCCGATGGGCGCGATCTGGGCCGCGGAGAAACACGCCGAGCTCTTCACGCCGGGTTCGCACGGCACGACCTTCGGCGGCTCGCCGCTCGCGTGCGCCGCGTCGCTGGCGGTGTTCGAGGTCCTTGAGCGCGACAACCTCATCGCCAAGGTCGCCGCCAACGGCGCGGCGTGGAAGGCCCAGCTCGAGCAACTCGCCGTCGAATTCCCGCAGCAAGTCCTCGGGGTCAGCGGTCGCGGCTACATGCTCGGTCTGCGCCTCACCGGCGATCCCGCGCCCTACCTGCCACTCCTGCGTGACGGCGGCCTGCTTTGCCCGATCGCGGGCCTGAACACGATCCGCCTCCTCCCGCCTCTCATCGCGACCCCGGAGCACCTCTCGCTCGCCACCGACATCATCCGCGGCGCGCTGGCGAAGAAGGCGAGCTGA
- a CDS encoding prepilin-type N-terminal cleavage/methylation domain-containing protein, with the protein MSPLSPARSRRTIRGFTLVEIMIVVVIIGLLAALAIPAMQRVQRAAQNARVASDFRVFSQAFETYALQHGFWPNNAGSGVVPTAPVSMVGDFKTDVWQAVTPLGGRWNWDRNISGVSAGISIAGLTCTDAQLEEIDAKLDDGNLNTGRFQKTQSNRVTLILEQ; encoded by the coding sequence ATGAGCCCGCTCTCCCCTGCCCGCTCTCGCCGCACCATCCGCGGCTTCACGCTCGTCGAGATCATGATTGTCGTCGTCATCATCGGCTTGCTCGCCGCGCTCGCCATCCCCGCGATGCAGCGCGTGCAACGCGCCGCGCAAAACGCGCGGGTCGCGAGCGATTTTCGCGTGTTCTCGCAGGCCTTCGAAACCTACGCGCTGCAACACGGCTTCTGGCCCAACAACGCCGGCAGCGGCGTCGTGCCGACGGCACCCGTGTCGATGGTAGGCGATTTCAAGACGGACGTCTGGCAGGCGGTCACACCGCTCGGCGGACGCTGGAACTGGGACCGCAACATATCGGGCGTGAGCGCGGGCATCTCCATCGCCGGCCTGACCTGCACCGATGCGCAGCTGGAGGAAATCGACGCCAAGCTCGACGACGGCAACCTGAACACGGGCCGCTTCCAGAAGACGCAGTCGAACCGCGTCACGTTGATTCTGGAGCAGTAG
- the argF gene encoding ornithine carbamoyltransferase — protein sequence MRHFLKETDFTRSEIAQIFGLAARLKRDRGSHEKPLAGQTWAMIFSKSSTRTRVSFEVGIHELGGNPLFLNRNDIQLGRGETVADTAKVLSRFVHGLVVRTFEQAEVQELASEGSIPVINALTDLLHPCQIFADLFTLSERWSKGGDPLDALRGRKIAFVGDRGCNVANSWIMGANLAGMKISLAGPAGFDAAPEFNQLLAKEGFANGYEFTTDAYAAVKDADVVYTDVWVSMGKEEETAERIRVMTPFAVTPELMAAAKPGALFMHCLPAHAGQEVTQSVLDSSASIIFDQAENRLHMQKAIMATLAQRK from the coding sequence ATGAGGCACTTTCTCAAAGAGACCGACTTCACCCGCTCCGAAATCGCCCAGATTTTCGGTCTGGCGGCGCGTCTGAAGCGCGACCGGGGCTCGCACGAGAAGCCGCTCGCCGGCCAGACGTGGGCGATGATCTTCTCGAAGAGCAGCACGCGCACGCGCGTCTCCTTCGAAGTCGGCATCCACGAGCTCGGCGGCAATCCGCTCTTCCTTAATCGCAACGACATCCAGCTCGGTCGCGGCGAGACGGTCGCGGACACCGCGAAGGTCCTCTCGCGCTTCGTCCACGGCCTCGTCGTTCGCACCTTCGAGCAGGCCGAGGTGCAGGAACTCGCGAGCGAGGGTTCGATTCCGGTGATCAACGCGCTCACCGATTTGCTGCATCCCTGTCAGATTTTCGCGGATCTCTTCACCCTCAGCGAGCGCTGGAGCAAGGGCGGCGATCCGCTCGACGCGCTGCGCGGCCGGAAAATCGCCTTCGTCGGCGACCGCGGCTGTAACGTCGCCAACTCTTGGATCATGGGCGCGAACCTCGCCGGCATGAAAATCTCGCTCGCGGGTCCGGCGGGCTTCGATGCTGCGCCCGAGTTCAATCAGTTGCTCGCCAAGGAAGGTTTCGCCAACGGCTACGAGTTCACCACCGACGCCTACGCCGCCGTGAAGGATGCCGATGTCGTCTACACCGACGTGTGGGTGAGCATGGGCAAGGAGGAGGAAACCGCCGAGCGCATCCGCGTGATGACGCCGTTTGCCGTCACACCGGAATTGATGGCGGCGGCGAAACCGGGCGCGCTCTTCATGCACTGCCTGCCGGCGCACGCCGGTCAGGAGGTCACGCAGTCCGTGCTCGATAGCTCGGCTTCGATCATTTTCGACCAGGCGGAGAATCGCCTCCACATGCAGAAGGCCATCATGGCCACCCTGGCGCAAAGGAAGTAG
- a CDS encoding histidine kinase, whose translation MRVSKPSSIGSCIKQLLAVWASACLLLIIQTAVDTDAPPWTISWIWAIGPQLLRAAYWCALTPGILWLLIRFPLQGPRRYWHLALHGFCAMSLSGLFLLLRVPLFYWIYDIPAAQRNLDFLIAQISARNVIDPLLYFFVVCAHLMIEVYRSLREREVSEALLKQQLAESELGALKQQVRPHFLFNSLNAVSTLVRCGRNTEAVRMLGQLGDLHRRLVEGGARLEGPLEAEFDFARDYLGIESVRFGTRLTTELILPDECRRATVPSLILQPLIENAVKHGAAQRAAGGAVRVAACREGSRLRLEVQNPLPDVESERPPGTGAGLQLTWRRLEQGYGADARCIVEKRDGMFLARVELPFAIPGNRT comes from the coding sequence GTGCGCGTGTCTAAGCCTTCAAGCATCGGATCCTGTATCAAGCAGCTGCTCGCCGTGTGGGCCAGCGCGTGCTTGCTGCTGATTATCCAGACGGCGGTGGATACCGATGCGCCGCCGTGGACGATATCGTGGATCTGGGCCATCGGCCCGCAGCTGCTGCGGGCCGCGTATTGGTGCGCGCTCACGCCGGGGATCCTGTGGCTGCTCATTCGGTTCCCGCTGCAGGGGCCGCGACGCTACTGGCACCTGGCGCTGCACGGTTTCTGTGCGATGTCGCTTTCGGGGCTGTTTCTGCTGCTGCGCGTGCCGCTCTTCTACTGGATTTACGACATTCCGGCGGCGCAGCGGAATCTGGACTTTCTCATCGCGCAAATCAGCGCGCGCAACGTGATCGATCCGCTGCTGTATTTCTTCGTCGTCTGTGCGCACCTCATGATCGAGGTCTATCGCAGCCTGCGCGAACGCGAGGTGAGCGAAGCCCTGCTCAAGCAACAACTGGCGGAGTCGGAACTCGGTGCCCTTAAACAGCAGGTCCGGCCGCACTTTCTATTCAATTCGCTCAACGCCGTCTCGACGCTCGTGCGCTGCGGCCGGAACACCGAAGCGGTGCGGATGCTTGGCCAGCTCGGCGATTTGCACCGGCGCTTGGTCGAGGGGGGCGCGCGCCTGGAGGGCCCGCTCGAAGCCGAATTCGATTTCGCGCGCGACTATCTCGGGATCGAGAGCGTGCGCTTCGGCACGCGGTTGACGACGGAGCTGATCCTGCCCGACGAATGCCGCCGCGCCACGGTGCCCTCGCTCATCCTGCAGCCGCTCATCGAGAATGCCGTCAAGCACGGCGCTGCGCAGCGCGCCGCCGGCGGCGCGGTGAGAGTCGCGGCGTGCCGGGAAGGGTCGCGGCTGCGATTGGAAGTCCAGAATCCGCTGCCCGACGTGGAGAGCGAGCGTCCGCCCGGCACCGGTGCGGGGTTGCAGTTGACCTGGCGCCGGCTGGAGCAGGGCTACGGCGCGGACGCGCGTTGCATCGTGGAGAAGCGCGACGGCATGTTTCTGGCCCGCGTCGAACTGCCATTTGCGATTCCAGGCAACCGAACATGA
- a CDS encoding argininosuccinate synthase, with product MKIVLAYSGGLDTSVIVKWLRETYDAEIVTFAADIGQEEELRGLPAKAKKTGASKHYTLDLVEEFARDFIYPMIRANAIYESQYYLGTSIARPLIAKAQIAIAKKEKADTVAHGATGKGNDQCRFELTYMALAPHLNIIAPWKLESYREKFPGRAEMIAYCAEHNIPVEASLKKPYSMDRNLLHISYEAGILEDPWFDPTTKENKAMFKLSVAPEDAPDKAEYVELDFVKGDCVAVNGKKLTPGGVLKALNKLGGKHGIGRVDLVENRFVGMKSRGVYETPGGTILMQAHRQVESLTLDREVLHIRDSFIPKYAELVYNGFWFAPEREMLQAMVDESQKFVTGTVRLKLYKGNIITCGRKSKYSLYDDKIASMEGVKSWYNQSDATGFIRLNGLRLRARNLAQGGPKI from the coding sequence ATGAAGATCGTGCTCGCCTACTCAGGAGGCCTCGACACCTCCGTCATCGTCAAGTGGCTCCGCGAAACCTACGACGCCGAAATCGTCACGTTCGCGGCCGACATCGGCCAAGAGGAGGAACTGCGAGGCTTGCCGGCGAAGGCGAAGAAGACCGGGGCGTCGAAGCACTACACCCTCGACCTCGTCGAGGAGTTCGCCCGCGACTTCATCTACCCGATGATCCGCGCCAACGCGATCTACGAGAGCCAGTATTACCTCGGCACCTCGATCGCGCGCCCGCTCATTGCCAAGGCCCAGATCGCCATCGCGAAGAAGGAAAAGGCCGACACCGTCGCCCACGGCGCCACCGGCAAGGGCAACGACCAGTGCCGCTTCGAGCTCACCTACATGGCGCTCGCGCCGCACCTCAACATCATCGCGCCGTGGAAGCTCGAGAGCTACCGCGAGAAGTTCCCCGGCCGCGCCGAGATGATCGCGTATTGCGCCGAGCACAACATCCCCGTCGAGGCCTCGCTCAAGAAGCCCTACTCGATGGATCGCAACCTTCTCCACATCTCCTACGAAGCCGGCATCCTTGAGGATCCATGGTTCGACCCGACGACCAAGGAGAACAAGGCGATGTTCAAGCTCTCCGTCGCCCCCGAGGACGCCCCCGACAAGGCCGAATACGTGGAACTCGATTTCGTGAAGGGCGACTGCGTCGCCGTGAATGGCAAGAAGCTCACGCCCGGCGGCGTGCTGAAGGCGCTGAACAAGCTCGGCGGCAAGCACGGCATCGGTCGCGTCGACCTCGTCGAGAACCGCTTCGTCGGCATGAAATCGCGCGGCGTCTACGAGACCCCGGGCGGCACGATCCTCATGCAGGCCCACCGCCAGGTGGAGTCGCTCACGCTCGACCGCGAGGTGCTCCACATCCGCGACAGCTTCATCCCGAAGTATGCCGAGCTGGTTTACAACGGCTTCTGGTTCGCGCCGGAGCGCGAGATGCTCCAGGCCATGGTCGACGAGAGCCAGAAGTTCGTCACCGGCACCGTTCGCCTGAAGCTCTACAAGGGCAACATCATCACCTGCGGCCGCAAATCGAAGTATTCCCTCTACGACGACAAGATCGCGTCGATGGAAGGCGTGAAGAGCTGGTATAACCAGAGCGACGCCACCGGCTTCATCCGCCTCAACGGCCTCCGCCTCCGCGCGCGCAACCTCGCGCAGGGCGGCCCGAAGATCTGA
- the argB gene encoding acetylglutamate kinase, which produces MDVQEYIAKARVLLEALPYIQDFRGSTFVVKYGGSFMDDPDPTVRLRVAGDLAFLAAVGINVVVVHGGGKAISKAMDASGLKANFINGLRVTDEATIAIVKKTLDEIVNKDVCDTLVTVKARPKGLPGDSVLVCQKLTVDDDGNPCDLGYVGDVTEVKVKLVKKEIADGFMPIISPVAEGLDGKPYNINADTAAGRVASALRARRLVYMSDVPGLLSDPKNPAALISTLKVSDVDGLKKKGVIDKGMRPKVASAVRALQEGVQRVHFVDGRMPHSLLLEIFTDKGVGTEIVHG; this is translated from the coding sequence ATGGACGTTCAAGAATACATCGCCAAGGCGCGCGTCCTCCTCGAGGCGCTGCCTTACATCCAGGATTTCCGCGGTTCGACCTTCGTCGTCAAATACGGCGGCAGCTTCATGGACGACCCGGACCCGACCGTCCGCCTCCGCGTCGCCGGTGACCTCGCCTTCCTCGCTGCGGTCGGCATCAACGTCGTCGTCGTCCACGGCGGCGGCAAAGCCATCTCGAAGGCGATGGACGCCTCTGGCCTGAAGGCGAATTTCATCAACGGACTCCGCGTCACCGACGAAGCGACGATCGCCATCGTCAAGAAGACCCTCGACGAGATCGTGAACAAGGATGTCTGCGACACGCTCGTCACGGTGAAGGCCCGTCCGAAGGGTCTGCCCGGCGACAGCGTCCTCGTTTGTCAGAAGCTCACCGTCGACGACGACGGCAACCCCTGCGACCTCGGCTACGTCGGCGACGTCACCGAAGTGAAGGTGAAGCTCGTGAAGAAGGAGATCGCCGACGGCTTCATGCCGATCATCTCCCCGGTCGCCGAAGGCCTCGACGGCAAACCTTACAACATCAACGCCGACACCGCCGCCGGCCGCGTCGCCTCCGCGCTCCGCGCCCGCCGCCTCGTCTACATGAGCGACGTGCCCGGCCTGCTCTCCGACCCGAAGAATCCCGCGGCGCTCATTTCCACGCTGAAAGTCAGCGACGTCGACGGCCTGAAAAAGAAGGGCGTCATCGACAAGGGCATGCGCCCGAAGGTCGCCAGCGCGGTCCGTGCGCTTCAGGAAGGCGTCCAACGCGTCCACTTCGTCGACGGTCGCATGCCGCACAGCCTCCTGCTCGAAATCTTCACCGACAAGGGCGTGGGCACGGAAATTGTGCACGGCTGA